The following proteins are co-located in the Paralichthys olivaceus isolate ysfri-2021 chromosome 2, ASM2471397v2, whole genome shotgun sequence genome:
- the aadacl4 gene encoding arylacetamide deacetylase-like 4 isoform X1, producing the protein MNTLLQCPSAHSHSSPPPFVHSGGFQSVVLGPHSRRPTVPQGRILHRLGFCNQVGFIRWFTACFLTRLNPVPAGLRVKDLKFSEVPVRVYEPTSVCDGLRRGLLYFHGGGWVMGSIDSVDEVCRHIAMKSNTTVVSVGYRLAPEHRYPAQLDDCETATCHFLSVAEAEFSVDSRRVAVGGDSTGANLAAALCQRLTGREDGHLPSPCAQLLIYPALQMADFNLPSYQQNHAVPVLFRARMAFYFLQYLSGDMSVCQDVLEGIHVPTEVRPRYKEWLSPSNLPPECLARGFSEQPTPDYDGQVYHAIKAGLEPEVSPLLADDAVIQKTPPTFILTCEFDVLRDDGILYRKRLLDLKKEVIWQHLTDGFHGVINFFNKGWLSFPSALLAVDGIVNYVKTL; encoded by the exons ATGAATACTTTGCTCCAGTGCCCGTCTGCGCACTCGCACTCTTCCCCACCCCCATTTGTCCACAGCGGTGGTTTCCAATCTGTGGTTCTGGGCCCCCACAGCCGTCGCCCCACTGTGCCTCAG GGCCGGATCCTGCATCGTCTGGGCTTTTGCAATCAGGTCGGCTTCATCCGATGGTTCACGGCCTGTTTTCTGACTCGCTTAAATCCGGTTCCTGCGGGTCTGCGAGTGAAGGACCTGAAGTTTTCTGAGGTGCCGGTGCGAGTCTACGAACCCACATCCGTTTGCGACGGCTTGAGAAGAGGCCTCCTGTATTTCCATGGAGGAGGATGGGTGATGGGCAGTATAG ATTCTGTTGATGAAGTCTGTCGGCACATTGCCATGAAGTCTAATACCACTGTCGTCTCTGTTGG GTACCGattagcccctgagcacaggtACCCTGCCCAGCTGGACGACTGCGAGACAGCAACGTGTCATTTCCTGTCTGTTGCCGAGGCGGAGTTCAGCGTGGACTCTCGCAGAGTGGCAGTTGGAGGGGACAGCACTGGGGCTAACCTGGCAGCAGCACTGTGCCAAAGGCTGACGGGGAGAGAGGACGGACATCTGCCATCCCCCTGCGCCCAGCTCCTCATCTACCCAGCCCTGCAGATGGCAGATTTCAACCTGCCCTCATACCAGCAAAATCACGCAGTGCCCGTATTGTTTCGTGCCCGGATGGCTTTCTACTTCCTGCAGTACCTCAGTGGAGACATGTCTGTGTGCCAAGATGTGCTGGAGGGCATCCACGTCCCAACTGAGGTGAGGCCGCGCTACAAGGAGTGGCTCTCCCCATCCAACCTACCTCCCGAGTGTCTCGCCCGAGGCTTCAGCGAGCAACCGACCCCAGACTACGATGGGCAGGTGTATCACGCCATCAAAGCTGGTTTGGAGCCCGAGGTCTCACCTTTACTGGCAGACGATGCTGTCATTCAGAAAACCCCGCCCACGTTCATTCTCACCTGCGAGTTTGATGTCCTGAGGGATGATGGGATTCTTTACAGGAAACGGCTGCTGGACCTGAAAAAAGAAGTCATCTGGCAACACCTCACCGATGGTTTCCACGGTGTGATTAACTTTTTCAACAAGGGCTGGCTCAGCTTCCCCTCCGCACTGTTGGCTGTGGACGGCATCGTTAACTatgtgaaaacactgtga
- the dhrs3b gene encoding short-chain dehydrogenase/reductase 3b: MELKSACRMFLFPVQMLYYLVKASLSSLLPSRKKDLGKEVVLITGGGRGIGRHLAKEFAKQGARKVILWGRTEKCLKETSEEISLSGTECHYFLCDVANREEVYKQAKVVREKVGDVTILVNNAAVVHGKSLMDSDDDALLKSQHINTLGQFWTTKAFLPRMLELQHGHVVCINSILSQSPIPGAIDYCTSKASSLAFMESLTLGLLDCPGVGCTTVLPFHTNTEMFQGMRVRFPQLFPPLKPEVVAQRTVEAVRADRAFLYLPWTMHALVLLKSFMPQVALEEIHKFSGSYTCMNTFKGRT, translated from the exons ATGGAGCTGAAGAGCGCGTGTCGCATGTTTCTTTTCCCGGTTCAGATGTTGTATTACTTAGTCAAGGCGAGTTTGTCCTCGCTGTTGCCGAGCAGAAAGAAGGACCTGGGCAAGGAGGTGGTATTGATCACCGGGGGAGGACGCGGCATCGGACGTCATCTGGCCAAAGAGTTTGCCAAGCAGGGAGCCAGAAAG GTGATCCTGTGGGGCCGGACGGAAAAATGCCTCAAAGAAACAAGTGAAGAGATTTCTCTCTCAGGAACAGAGTGCCATTACTTCCTGTGTGACGTGGCCAATCGGGAGGAGGTTTACAAGCAAGCCAAGGTGGTTAGAGAAAAG GTGGGAGATGTTACAATATTAGTGAACAACGCAGCTGTGGTCCACGGCAAAAGTCTGATGGACAGCGACGACGACGCCCTTCTGAAATCCCAACACATCAACACCTTGGGACAGTTCTGG ACTACAAAGGCCTTCCTGCCTCGAATGCTGGAGCTGCAACACGGCCATGTGGTCTGCATAAACTCCATTCTGTCCCAGTCTCCCATTCCTGGGGCCATAGATTACTGCACCTCCAAGGCCTCGTCGCTGGCTTTCATGGAAAGCCTGACGCTGGGCCTGCTGGACTGCCCCGGTGTTGGCTGCACCACGGTGCTTCCTTTCCACACCAATACAGAGATGTTCCAAGGAATGAGAGTCAG GTTTCCTCagctctttcctcctctcaaaCCAGAGGTGGTTGCCCAGAGGACTGTGGAAGCAGTCAGAGCGGACAGGGCCTTCCTCTACCTGCCCTGGACTATGCACGCTCTTGTCCTTCTAAAAAG cTTCATGCCACAAGTTGCACTTGAAGAAATCCACAAGTTTTCTGGGAGTTATACCTGCATGAACACATTCAAAGGCAGGACATGA
- the cfap107 gene encoding cilia- and flagella-associated protein 107, translated as MKHREKLEDKWAQTGWRIEQKYGNKVLVGNWAEERLQFTREPKTAESTNRVDYRPHWDFKPDVSERGYALLRAEGLPSKQLFGHCHPTSSHYLVTHYEDSYGREHTNTLPSLQPWCPGSSTWQPEMSNQPIPDHPTNLGLPWSARRRVEKQQSHLPLMTVYRSAYQSHPLSAFCQSRFARASRALSSHLHAANHNNRDLDLRRRSLLQVPDHCLSGR; from the exons ATGAAGCAcagagagaagctggaggaTAAATGGGCCCAGACTGGATGGAGAATAGAGCAGAAGTATGGAAACAAAGTGCTGGTGGGAAACTGGGCAGAAGAAAGACTTCAG TTCACTCGAGAGCCAAAGACGGCCGAAAGCACCAATCGCGTAGACTACCGGCCCCACTGGGACTTCAAGCCAGACGTCTCTGAGAGAGGCTATGCCCTGCTGAGAGCTGAG GGGCTTCCATCCAAGCAGCTGTTTGGCCATTGCCATCCAACATCCTCTCATTACTTGGTCACACATTATGAAGACAGCTACGGGAGAGAGCACACGAACACTTTGCCCTCTCTGCAACCCTGGTGTCCAGGAAGCTCGACATGGCAGCCCGAGATGTCTAATCAGCCAATTCCTG ACCACCCAACCAACTTAGGCTTGCCGTGGTCTGCAAGGCGTCGTGTGGAAAAGCAGCAGTCACACCTCCCGTTAATGACTGTGTACAGGTCAGCGTACCAGAGTCATCCACTTAGCGCCTTCTGCCAGAGCCGCTTTGCCAGGGCCTCACGCGCGCTCTCCAGCCACCTTCATGCAGCcaatcacaacaacagggaTCTGGATCTGAGACGTCGCTCGCTGCTACAAGTCCCCGATCATTGTTTGAGTGGACGTTAG
- the klhdc7a gene encoding kelch domain-containing protein 7A: protein MPIAELLGVQLDMQLLLKLGFSLAAVLLVSWAYRFYSSRDAEKIQLCSKEDKGAQNATCRNCKTTLGCQSSPQHDTDDGGQQPRPSPTDSATDDLTSHCEEETAAESCTHHEKREDASRTSHNDHKISMKVETQTTVATSNNSSGSALNIPDPTESGMASATGRRSPCFLQKLEGSVGVGRELRQDLEHQGAYSSFLSKAEIKVEDANVLLEGTGDQIVRGKIYDYYVESSSHSVTDSNTVLGQYERSSEPQPVEFGSRGSSLTESPSSLSPIVMRDLVFPQSTVEDLSSLGGCQLRHPTRPALLRNESYLSAAEQCELSIPFVTSAVSTPMIHSLASTSKEPISVHAMINSSTDSKGLCVNKEADLETVTGAPFVHLPAKTLDGTDLESLKSTLDLGNCLETLYLAKRHGQTSLQQAALGVMSDNYLQVLRDPNIYGRLMADEREQIQKQRIRGRRFIMVADMNPQDWTKDTGGQRAETEPRRTSSALYYYDDNKDCWQTLGLIPQEVISKACAMCTMDNYLFVAVGCQGIDREMTPSKRVFCYNPLTSIWKEISPMNEARPRCKLAALEGYIYAIGGECLSSVERYDPRSDRWTFVAPLPNDTFAVAHHVTVCNGELFVSGGTLRYMLLRYSPKTNTWRPSLLVGSKDRTADLVAVGRFLYRFDVNPRLGVSVYRYHTVARLWYECSSRRLLRCPVFQCIMMDDLIYCVSRQFTMKFEADEISPAFTDEDLSVLSAAKGILFPFVLSLPDKKPRQTSV, encoded by the coding sequence ATGCCCATTGCAGAGCTTTTGGGGGTCCAGCTCGACATGCAGCTACTGTTGAAACTGGGTTTCTCGTTGGCTGCGGTGCTGCTCGTTTCTTGGGCCTACAGGTTCTACAGCTCCAGGGATGCAGAGAAAATTCAGCTCTGCTCCAAAGAAGACAAAGGGGCACAAAATGCAACCTGCCGAAACTGCAAGACAACACTGGGATGTCAAAGCTCGCCACAACATGACACTGATGATGGGGGCCAGCAACCCAGACCCTCACCCACAGACTCGGCCACTGATGACCTGACATCTCACTGCgaagaggaaacagcagcagagagctgtACACACCACGAAAAGAGGGAAGATGCATCTCGTACGTCGCATAATGACCACAAGATCAGCATGAAAGTAGAGACGCAGACAACGGTTGCCACCAGTAATAATTCATCTGGATCTGCTTTGAACATTCCTGATCCAACAGAGAGTGGGATGGCCAGTGCAACAGGACGCCGCTCCCCGTGCTTTTTGCAGAAGCTGGAGGGCAGTGTGGGTGTGGGCAGGGAGTTGAGGCAGGACTTGGAGCACCAGGGTGCCTATTCCAGCTTCCTCTCCAAGGCAGAGATCAAAGTGGAGGATGCCAACGTGCTGCTGGAAGGAACAGGAGATCAGATTGTGCGTGGAAAGATATATGATTACTACGTGGAgtcttcctctcactctgttACTGACTCAAACACTGTGCTGGGTCAGTATGAGAGGAGCTCTGAGCCACAGCCAGTGGAGTTTGGAAGCCGTGGCAGCAGTCTGACAgaatctccttcctctctgagCCCCATCGTTATGCGTGATCTGGTTTTCCCACAAAGCACTGTTGAGGATCTCTCCTCACTAGGAGGCTGCCAGCTACGGCACCCCACAAGGCCTGCACTCCTACGAAATGAGAGCTAtctgtctgcagcagagcagtgtgAGCTTTCCATCCCCTTTGTAACTTCAGCAGTTTCAACTCCAATGATTCACTCTCTGGCCTCAACGAGCAAGGAGCCCATCTCTGTTCATGCTATGATCAATTCCTCTACAGACAGCAAAGGCCTTTGTGTGAATAAGGAGGCTGATCTGGAGACTGTAACAGGGGCTCCATTTGTACACCTTCCAGCAAAAACCCTTGATGGCACAGATTTGGAAAGCTTGAAGAGCACACTTGATCTGGGTAACTGTTTGGAGACGCTCTACCTGGCCAAAAGACATGGCCAGACCTCTTTGCAGCAAGCAGCCCTGGGGGTCATGTCAGACAACTACCTCCAGGTGCTCAGGGACCCTAATATTTATGGGCGACTAATGGCTGATGAGCGGGAACAAATCCAGAAGCAAAGAATAAGGGGAAGAAGATTCATCATGGTGGCAGATATGAACCCTCAAGACTGGACGaaggacacaggaggacagagagcgGAGACAGAGCCGAGGAGGACGTCCAGTGCACTCTACTATTATGATGACAACAAAGACTGCTGGCAAACCCTCGGCCTGATCCCACAGGAAGTCATCTCGAAAGCCTGCGCCATGTGCACAATGGATAACTACTTATTTGTGGCGGTGGGCTGCCAAGGCATAGACAGAGAAATGACGCCCTCAAAGCGAGTGTTTTGCTACAATCCTCTGACATCCATTTGGAAGGAGATCAGTCCCATGAATGAGGCCAGACCACGGTGCAAACTGGCAGCACTGGAGGGCTACATCTACGCCATCGGAGGGGAGTGCCTTTCCTCAGTGGAGCGCTATGACCCACGATCAGACAGATGGACATTTGTGGCTCCTCTGCCTAATGATACATTTGCTGTGGCACATCACGTCACCGTGTGCAATGGAGAGCTTTTTGTTTCTGGGGGGACTCTAAGATATATGCTGCTGCGCTACAGCCCCAAAACAAACACCTGGAGGCCAAGCCTGTTAGTTGGCAGCAAAGACAGAACTGCAGATTTGGTGGCCGTGGGGAGATTTCTGTATCGGTTTGATGTTAACCCCCGATTGGGCGTTAGTGTGTACCGCTACCATACAGTGGCTCGACTGTGGTACGAGTGCAGCTCAAGACGGCTCCTGCGCTGCCCTGTCTTTCAGTGCATCATGATGGATGACTTGATTTATTGTGTCAGCCGCCAGTTCACCATGAAGTTCGAGGCTGATGAGATCTCTCCTGCTTTCACAGATGAGGATTTGAGTGTCCTCTCTGCAGCCAAGGGCATACTTTTCCCCTTTGTCCTCTCACTGCCTGATAAGAAGCCTCGGCAGACCAGTGTGTAG
- the aadacl4 gene encoding arylacetamide deacetylase-like 4 isoform X2, with product MDISSAILIIGFAALVAAFLLLVIGLVYAELMNSDIPRGVANSGKLHIVHGLFVGIAIVGRILHRLGFCNQVGFIRWFTACFLTRLNPVPAGLRVKDLKFSEVPVRVYEPTSVCDGLRRGLLYFHGGGWVMGSIDSVDEVCRHIAMKSNTTVVSVGYRLAPEHRYPAQLDDCETATCHFLSVAEAEFSVDSRRVAVGGDSTGANLAAALCQRLTGREDGHLPSPCAQLLIYPALQMADFNLPSYQQNHAVPVLFRARMAFYFLQYLSGDMSVCQDVLEGIHVPTEVRPRYKEWLSPSNLPPECLARGFSEQPTPDYDGQVYHAIKAGLEPEVSPLLADDAVIQKTPPTFILTCEFDVLRDDGILYRKRLLDLKKEVIWQHLTDGFHGVINFFNKGWLSFPSALLAVDGIVNYVKTL from the exons ATGGACATCAGCTCGGCAATTTTAATAATTGGCTTTGCTGCTCTAGTTGCAGCCTTCCTCCTTCTGGTAATTGGACTTGTGTACGCGGAGCTGATGAATTCAGACATTCCTCGTGGGGTTGCAAATAGTGGGAAACTGCACATAGTTCATGGCTTGTTTGTTGGCATAGCAATTGTG GGCCGGATCCTGCATCGTCTGGGCTTTTGCAATCAGGTCGGCTTCATCCGATGGTTCACGGCCTGTTTTCTGACTCGCTTAAATCCGGTTCCTGCGGGTCTGCGAGTGAAGGACCTGAAGTTTTCTGAGGTGCCGGTGCGAGTCTACGAACCCACATCCGTTTGCGACGGCTTGAGAAGAGGCCTCCTGTATTTCCATGGAGGAGGATGGGTGATGGGCAGTATAG ATTCTGTTGATGAAGTCTGTCGGCACATTGCCATGAAGTCTAATACCACTGTCGTCTCTGTTGG GTACCGattagcccctgagcacaggtACCCTGCCCAGCTGGACGACTGCGAGACAGCAACGTGTCATTTCCTGTCTGTTGCCGAGGCGGAGTTCAGCGTGGACTCTCGCAGAGTGGCAGTTGGAGGGGACAGCACTGGGGCTAACCTGGCAGCAGCACTGTGCCAAAGGCTGACGGGGAGAGAGGACGGACATCTGCCATCCCCCTGCGCCCAGCTCCTCATCTACCCAGCCCTGCAGATGGCAGATTTCAACCTGCCCTCATACCAGCAAAATCACGCAGTGCCCGTATTGTTTCGTGCCCGGATGGCTTTCTACTTCCTGCAGTACCTCAGTGGAGACATGTCTGTGTGCCAAGATGTGCTGGAGGGCATCCACGTCCCAACTGAGGTGAGGCCGCGCTACAAGGAGTGGCTCTCCCCATCCAACCTACCTCCCGAGTGTCTCGCCCGAGGCTTCAGCGAGCAACCGACCCCAGACTACGATGGGCAGGTGTATCACGCCATCAAAGCTGGTTTGGAGCCCGAGGTCTCACCTTTACTGGCAGACGATGCTGTCATTCAGAAAACCCCGCCCACGTTCATTCTCACCTGCGAGTTTGATGTCCTGAGGGATGATGGGATTCTTTACAGGAAACGGCTGCTGGACCTGAAAAAAGAAGTCATCTGGCAACACCTCACCGATGGTTTCCACGGTGTGATTAACTTTTTCAACAAGGGCTGGCTCAGCTTCCCCTCCGCACTGTTGGCTGTGGACGGCATCGTTAACTatgtgaaaacactgtga